In Zingiber officinale cultivar Zhangliang chromosome 1A, Zo_v1.1, whole genome shotgun sequence, a genomic segment contains:
- the LOC122021805 gene encoding grpE protein homolog 2, mitochondrial-like, producing the protein MAARVLSRMASRRIANCLLSASSSRQLPVGNGFQSFEQPAFASTLIRCSTSHMHQSLRHPSLLSAISQRFVFTSSSSPEPEKEANQSDVSNTESDNKSGDATSSEKSHEADVNLESKGSNSQSDKRKTTKRTEFSDSEEEKDLSFDDLVNLVAEKEELLKLKQKEIEKMQDKVLRSYAEMENVIDRTKREAENSKKFAIQSFAKGLLDVADNLERASSVGKDSFSKIDESKDSIGAVPLIKTLLEGVEMTNKQLAEVFRKYGVEKFNPLNEQFDPHRHLAVFQLPDSSKQPGTVAVVVKSGYMLHDRVIRPAEVGVTQAAEKTD; encoded by the exons AGCTTCCGGTCGGCAACGGCTTCCAATCCTTTGAGCAGCCCGCTTTTGCGAGCACTTTGATCAGA tGCTCCACTTCCCACATGCACCAGTCATTAAGACATCCATCTTTACtatctgctatttctcaacgttTTGTGTTTACATCTTCCTCGTCACCTGAGCCTGAAAAGGAGGCAAACCAATCTGATGTAAGTAACACTGAGTCTGACAACAAAAGTGGTGACGCTACTAGTTCCGAGAAGTCACATGAAGCTGATGTTAATTTGGAATCTAAAGGCTCCAACTCTCAGTCTGATAAAAGAAAGACTACAAAAAGAACTGAATTTTCTGATTCAGAGGAAGAGAAAGACCTATCGTTTGATGATCTAGTCAATCTTGTAGCAGAGAAGGAAGAATTActgaaattgaaacaaaaggaGATTGAAAAAATGCAAGATAAAGTTCTTCGTAGTTATGCTGAAATGGAAAATGTTATTGACAGGACAAAGCGTGAGGCAGAAAACTCAAAAAAGTTCGCAATACAG AGTTTTGCTAAGGGCCTACTAGATGTTGCTGACAATCTTGAAAGAGCTTCATCTGTTGGCAAGGATAGCTTCTCGAAGATAGATGAATCCAAAGATTCCATTGGAGCTGTACCACTCATAAAGACCTTGCTCGAGGGTGTTGAAATGACGAATAAACAACTTGCAGAG GTGTTCAGGAAATATGGAGTGGAGAAGTTTAATCCTTTGAACGAACAGTTTGATCCACACAGGCATCTTGCAGTTTTCCAGTTACCAGATTCTTCCAAACAACCTGGCACAGTTGCTGTGGTTGTGAAG TCTGGCTATATGCTACATGATCGAGTTATTCGTCCAGCCGAAGTTGGTGTAACTCAAGCTGCTGAGAAGACGGACTAA